The following proteins are co-located in the Candidatus Equadaptatus faecalis genome:
- the lpxK gene encoding tetraacyldisaccharide 4'-kinase — protein sequence MSRIVRSYLSYTRGESPASPWNLLYPTQFVTRAWMRLRIFLFERGIFTTVEPKLPVVSIGNNSFGGTNKTPMCEYIVRMFHEAGINAGLVSRGYKTKHPEPIWIGQDEDSFRRDIAGDEPLMLAKRLPGVSIVVAKNRVKGVELLSDLGAEIAVTDDTFQHRRMARDVDVVLVDGTCPFGNGRVIPAGLMREPKTAFGRADMVVITKANQITEESVRNTRTELEKYVSPEKIFVAEINYDSWLVYENGSEPVTKPIIEKPKGSYVVFSAIGNPEGFYRYVAGRGITVAAERTYQDHHEFTAEDVDKLNDLAERLGASGFICTEKDTMNLPKDAKLKLPVYVLRISVVMPEKERFREMLCEKLRPHLMVASNGYGEDAIGVILAKKMRERFKSAAISAFAFVGSGKHYEKEGIEVVSPSVEMPSGGIVKYNVGELVNDFRHGLGTSIKRQIATMRKIGKDYRTPVCVGDVYLFSNVLWGQGVSPVLLATAKSVHLSGHYRVERFLLRKRSRRVWTRDAETAQELTADGVSAEFCGNPVMDLINDSDKGVEWKDDKSARVVLLPGSRPRAYNDISLVIEAARELSKRVQCQFVMVPAPTTNWTKMAGSLEGWTLSADGTELSCKETSIYIHTHGQVTAAATGADLLIGLGGTANQLCAGLGLPVVSIMETGKLRQKKLLQEAEVLVDANPAALADAAQKILEDPELWKSMSEAGIRHLGGQGALDSVVQYCASELGWDNRCSVYEKFRNYIDASSETGRGE from the coding sequence ATGTCAAGAATAGTACGGAGTTATTTAAGCTACACGAGAGGAGAATCGCCGGCGTCGCCATGGAATCTGCTTTATCCGACGCAGTTTGTGACGCGTGCCTGGATGAGGCTGCGCATTTTCCTTTTCGAACGCGGAATTTTTACGACCGTTGAGCCGAAGCTTCCAGTTGTCAGCATTGGAAACAACTCGTTCGGCGGCACCAACAAAACCCCGATGTGCGAGTATATTGTCCGTATGTTCCACGAAGCCGGAATAAACGCCGGTCTTGTCAGCCGCGGCTACAAAACAAAGCATCCGGAACCGATATGGATAGGGCAGGACGAAGACAGCTTCCGCAGGGATATAGCGGGTGACGAGCCTCTTATGCTTGCAAAGCGCCTGCCCGGAGTCAGCATTGTTGTTGCCAAGAACCGTGTAAAGGGCGTTGAACTGCTGTCAGATTTAGGTGCGGAAATTGCCGTTACGGACGATACTTTCCAGCACAGACGCATGGCACGCGACGTTGACGTGGTGCTTGTTGACGGCACCTGTCCGTTCGGCAACGGCCGGGTAATTCCCGCAGGGCTGATGCGCGAGCCCAAAACCGCGTTCGGCAGGGCAGACATGGTTGTAATAACAAAAGCTAACCAGATTACGGAAGAATCGGTGCGCAATACAAGGACAGAACTTGAAAAATACGTTTCGCCTGAGAAAATTTTTGTGGCGGAAATAAATTACGATTCCTGGCTTGTGTATGAAAACGGCAGCGAGCCTGTTACGAAGCCGATAATTGAAAAACCGAAAGGAAGCTACGTCGTGTTTTCCGCGATAGGCAATCCTGAGGGTTTCTACCGCTACGTCGCGGGACGCGGAATAACTGTTGCCGCCGAACGCACCTATCAGGACCACCACGAATTTACGGCAGAGGACGTTGACAAACTTAACGACCTTGCAGAGAGGCTTGGAGCTTCAGGCTTTATCTGCACCGAGAAAGACACTATGAATCTGCCGAAGGACGCAAAGCTCAAGCTTCCGGTGTACGTGCTGCGGATTTCCGTAGTAATGCCGGAAAAGGAACGTTTCCGCGAAATGCTTTGCGAAAAGCTGAGACCGCATCTTATGGTGGCTTCAAATGGCTACGGCGAAGACGCAATAGGAGTAATTCTGGCGAAAAAGATGCGCGAGCGCTTTAAGTCCGCGGCAATCTCGGCGTTTGCCTTTGTAGGCTCCGGAAAGCATTACGAAAAAGAGGGAATAGAGGTTGTTTCCCCGTCTGTGGAAATGCCGAGCGGAGGCATTGTAAAGTACAACGTAGGCGAGCTTGTCAACGATTTCAGACACGGGCTTGGCACGTCAATTAAACGCCAAATAGCGACGATGAGAAAAATAGGTAAAGATTACCGCACGCCGGTGTGTGTCGGCGACGTCTATCTTTTCTCCAACGTTCTCTGGGGGCAGGGTGTAAGCCCCGTGCTGCTTGCAACGGCAAAATCGGTGCATCTCAGCGGACATTACAGGGTTGAACGCTTCCTGCTCAGAAAACGCAGCAGACGAGTCTGGACAAGAGATGCCGAAACGGCGCAGGAACTGACTGCCGACGGTGTCAGCGCGGAATTCTGCGGAAATCCTGTCATGGACCTTATCAACGACAGCGACAAAGGCGTTGAATGGAAGGACGACAAATCAGCGAGAGTTGTGCTGCTTCCCGGCAGCAGACCGCGCGCCTACAACGACATAAGTCTTGTCATAGAGGCGGCGAGGGAGCTTTCAAAGCGTGTTCAGTGCCAGTTTGTAATGGTTCCCGCGCCTACAACCAACTGGACAAAAATGGCAGGAAGCCTTGAAGGCTGGACGCTTTCGGCGGACGGAACAGAGCTTTCCTGCAAAGAAACCTCGATATATATCCACACGCACGGTCAGGTAACAGCCGCCGCGACCGGAGCTGACCTGCTCATAGGGCTCGGAGGTACTGCAAACCAGCTTTGCGCAGGGCTTGGACTTCCTGTCGTTTCAATAATGGAAACAGGAAAGCTGCGTCAGAAAAAACTGCTTCAGGAAGCGGAAGTGCTTGTTGACGCAAATCCTGCCGCTCTTGCCGACGCCGCGCAGAAAATACTTGAAGACCCTGAGCTGTGGAAATCCATGAGCGAAGCCGGAATAAGACATCTCGGCGGACAGGGTGCGCTTGACAGCGTTGTGCAGTACTGTGCTTCGGAACTTGGCTGGGACAATCGCTGCTCAGTCTACGAAAAATTCAGAAATTACATTGACGCGTCATCTGAAACTGGAAGGGGCGAATAA